ttaagaacgGAATTTAAGGAAAAATGTTCTAGGTGCatatttttccttctcttttcttgtctCCTCCTTCCTTTGTTAATTGATAATTCCCATATGATCCGATCATCATCTTACAATTGTATGAGTAAGCACGTCAATTAACATTCTAATCTCAGTTACTGTTTCATTCTATTTATAAAGGTGGACAATTGGGGTTATACGCAGATTGCCTTTTGAAAATTAATGAAATCATAGTCTCTTAGATATTCATGGTGGTGGATTCTGAATTACTTTAAGCTTAGCTTGCAGACATTGCTTTGAATTCCACCAATCAGCCACCAAATCAATCCTTTTCTACATCTCTTGTTAAATCAAATTCATCCCGATTCAGGACCCTTTTTCCACTAGAATTAACGATAAAAATCTGAATTCTTTCTTCCCGGATCATTAAACCTATACATCCAGAATCATAAGATACAGAATACAGAAAAGTACATAAACCAATACAAATTCTCCACGCCGACGCAACCCGAAGCGATGGAAACCCTAACTTTAGCTTTaccccaaaaacaaaaaaccccTAACTTCAGAAAACCAAGCAAGAAAtagaggagagaggaagaggacacAAGAATCTGACCACGATGACGTCGTAGAGGACATCCTGCTCAACGTCGATGTAGTCGGCGTCCCAGGCGGCGACCTCCTCCTTGGTGGCGGGCCTGCCGTCGTGGCCGGAGGGCTTGCCTGCGTCGAAGTCGGCATGCTTCTTGCAGTACTCGAGGATCACGGCGAGGACCTTGCCGGTGACGTTTGGGAGGGGGATCCCGCCCTCGGAGCACCCGTCCTCGATCATGTTCCCGATCATCACTGACTGCttcgccgccgcctcctccaaCTCGAACTCCTCCCCGTCGGAGCTCCTCAGCGTTATCATCTTCTTCTCATCCTCCCCCGCCGTCGCCATTATCCCCCGCTCGATCGACCGACTCGAAGAAACCCTATAACCCCAAATCCACGCACTCGCCGTCTCAGTAATCTCCCGCGCGGAGGTGAGGAGAGGACGTTATTTGCAGGGGACCAGGGTGTCTTCGCGTCGGATTAGGATTCAACGGTTAAATTAATTAGCATGGAAGGGCTCTTCCGCGTCAGAGGGATCGTTATGAAGTTAATTACGTCAAGGCCCATTTAAAACATTAGCGTCTTACCCGGGCCCATCGGCGACCAAAAGAAAGCCTCCAAATGCTAACGAGCTTTCCGATGCCCGCGGAAGAGGTGATTTACATGAGGATTTGACGCACGGTTGGGATTTTACGTGGATGAAATGTATTCTGATAACTATTTGGATTGAAATCTATTTTataccaccaaggtggtagcataGTAGGAACGGAGCTTTGATTTCACCAGAGTGGCCCAgattcgaaacgcacgggcgtcgattaaatgcggAGACCAAATGCCTCCCGCCTGGTTTGTCGATGAAGTTGCTATCTGGTCTGCGTTACTTAGGTGGtgctggtgtgacgtactcacatggGGATAGGGCTGCCACACTGATGGAGCTCTGCTACGAGTGGGGAGGATATGAGTAAAAAATGTTCTATCCGTATCGAACACTCTTCAGCAGAGAGAGGCCCAGCGATGGAAACTATGCGAATAAGATTCTCCTCACCCCCCTTTACTtttattttagcaaaaaaaatctattttattttgcttttcttATTTTAAGTGGCCTAGTACGTGGACCGATCACTCGGACGCCCTAtgaattgagaaaaaaaaaaaaaaggcttaccTAGAGCACTCCAAAGCttgctattttttattttttatatttatttatactaaaaatatatttgtaaaacaaataattattatattttatttttaattatttaagaTTTAAATagcttttttcttcaaaaagtGGCCTCCGCAAGAGTTCACCTAGCTCAAGTGACTTCATGGTAGCAGTCCCTCTAGAGCAAGAGGGGATTAATACCAAATATAAAAGATTGGTGTATTTATTTATATTGGGAAGTAAAGCTGGTAGAAGATTTACAAAACCTAGGAGCTTGTTTCTAAGAGCGTTGTTtgctaattttctaattgaaacatGATATTTTATATTGAAATAAATATTATTGAGTTTCCATGCAGAAATTAACTCCTAAATATAATTTTCAGTGCTTAACCATTTCTCTATTTGAATTAGTGTTCCATTCCTTTTTCTTGAACGTCCAAAAGAAACACCACATTCATAACGCAAAAGCCTTGCAACTAACCTCAAATGATTGGATTTTAAGGATTTCATGTTATATATAACTACGGTAAAGTACATTCGCTGCATGCGAAGGAAAATAGGTGAATGGAAAAAAAATACCCCACATAGAATGGAACATTAAAAGTTGCTAGCAAGAAAGACTTTAGAGTTGTGCTAAACTGAAGCAAGAAAGCTTGGACTCCAGCATTTACATGCCAGATTCGAAGACATTCTAATTATATATGAACAACAACACTAATGACAACAACAGCAACAAAAAGCTTCATATATAAagatatatttaataaataaaaaaatataaagaaattttaaaaaataattccctttatcttaatatctttataaaaataaaaaaaaaatatttgctgcatttaactTTCTACATATTTGGattgtttttatttatatacacaaaaatgatataaattttaaatttatctaaTGCTTTTATT
Above is a genomic segment from Phoenix dactylifera cultivar Barhee BC4 chromosome 2, palm_55x_up_171113_PBpolish2nd_filt_p, whole genome shotgun sequence containing:
- the LOC103719602 gene encoding SKP1-like protein 1A, with amino-acid sequence MATAGEDEKKMITLRSSDGEEFELEEAAAKQSVMIGNMIEDGCSEGGIPLPNVTGKVLAVILEYCKKHADFDAGKPSGHDGRPATKEEVAAWDADYIDVEQDVLYDVIVASNYLNIKNLLDLGCQRAADVIKGKTPDEIRQWFKITNDFTPEEEEEIRRENSWSFE